Genomic window (Lampris incognitus isolate fLamInc1 chromosome 3, fLamInc1.hap2, whole genome shotgun sequence):
TGTTACAGGATTCAGGTGTTGACAGctcataatctctctctctctccgtctgtctgtctctgtctgtctgtctgtctgtctgtctgtctgtctgtctgtctgtctgtctgtctgtctgtctgtctgtctgtctgtctctgcctgcctgtctgcctgtctgtctgtctctgtctgtctgtctgtctgtctcgctctgtctgtctgtctgtctgtctgtctgtctgtctgtctgtctgtctctgtctgtctgtctgtctttctcgctgtctgtctgtctctctctgtgtctgtctgtctgtctctctctctctcacacacacacacacacacgggctggTAAAAGACAGGTATGGGGCTGAAGCACAGACGACGGGACGAGACAGACGAGTAAGACAGGCATAGCAGGGAGTAAGCATGGCTAGATGTGATCGATTTAGAGAAGAGAAAAGCAAAACACAGCACTGCAGCCACCACGGAGGTGAATCAGAGGGTGTTGGAGATGGAGGCAGCATGATTAAATGCTGCATGACTTCTCACAAGGGGATGAGAAAGGTGGCAACCTGATACACTTCCCAGAAACAGTCTCTTCGCtccctcgctcacacacacaaatgaaaacttacacacacacacacacacacacacatgaatattggTTTGCATATTAGACATGTAGCACACATTCTTCGTCGCTTTTGTTGTGAAAATCTTATTAGAAGATCATTTGCATGTGTAAAGTTTAATTGTCTGCACTTCCTGCTGTACAGTCATGCATTTGCAGACAGCAGGCATGCACTCCAACTGGTCCTGTCGAGGTTCATATGAACTACGCACAAATGGCAAAAGGGGAAACGTCACGTTAGCGGAACATATCATGTCTTCAAAGATTGTctctcttcctttttctttttgcagCCACCGGCACAGACCCTCCTGCTCCTCCTACCTTTCCAAATAAAGATGTTAACCTGACGGAGCAGTCCTTACCACAGCCCCGACTTCCACCTTCCGAGAACCACACGACCACCCGACACACTCCCCTCACCGCCACCAATGCCAGCCTCCCAAACAAGGCTCACACAACCACTGCACCGATCCTTCTGACAGCACCAGCTCAGAACACTCAGCCCTCCACCCACCCGGACGAGCGTCTCCACCCGACCTCTCCCCCTAGCCATTCCAATCAACCCTCTACCCGCCACCCCAAGTCTCAGTCGACCCCCGGACATGTGCCGTCGAGTACGTCACACCGCACACAGCCCGAGACTATAATTACCATCGTCACCGAGCCCAGTTTGACCTCTAGCACCGACCCGCCTCATGAGATCACCGATTTCCACCAGCCACCCCGTGCCACGCCACACGGCAACCAGCTCCCCAGGGCGTCCAGTCCAGCCCCCCCCGAGCTCACCTCCGCCCCAGCGAGCAACCCCTCTGCCCAGGCCAAAGCCCACGCTGACATCCCATCCCAGCTCAATGTGGGGGGCGATGGTAAGTGGATTgatttttgtgtatttttcttctttctttttttttttctcgtttgaATAGAAATTTGCTTTGGAAAATCCTCTGTCAGGATATTGACACAGCCAAAACCCAACTGGCTTCACAACAAAGGCAACGCTGTTCTTTGTTTTCCAGCACAAGCCAGCCCTTGCCTCTACACACATAAACGGGCATgttcatgcacatacacacacacacacacacacacacacacacacacacacacacacacacacacacacaccaaaccatgCTCTCCCTATCTACATCTTCTAAAAGTGCCGTCACCACCAACCACTCGACAATCACTCCActgttggggagagggacacaGACAGTCATGGGACCAGGCCCAGAacattctccctctttctctctgttcttctctctgtttggCTGGCAAATAGTTCATATACTATGTATTAACAtaacttttattttattgcccgtCCCCTTTCCCTCAAGAGGCATTTTCCCAAGGCCGTCTgtgcaaatgaaaaaaaatgtcCTTAATTGACCTGCccaattgaaaaaaaagaaagaattaaATGTAAAGAAAGATAAagctctgcttttctccctctgtGGTTTTATTAGGTTCAGCTTGGCAGTCTGCCTCCCTTAGTTAGCTGGAAAAAGGGAGAGTGCTCACGATTATGTGGTTATCGTTGCTTTGTGGGATCAAGCAAGTCTCTCATAGCAACGTCCatacatacaaaaacacagaaaCATACCCATATATCTGCACATATAGCTGCATATATCTGCATATATGTGCACATATATCTGCATTTATGTGCACATATGTGCAGACGTGCATGTACATAAACATGCATTGACATAAAAAATTGGCCGTGATGTTCGTAGTGATCATCCACAGCGCTCCCAGAGAAAACACAAACATACAATGTTTATGAAACAAATGGAGAAAGTAAACCCAGGAACAAAACAACATCTCCATGTCAGGGCTATGGGCTTAGATGCCGGGCTAGATTGGGGAAGATTCCAGATAAACACGTTTCGTCTGCTATTCCAAGCTAAACACGCTACAGTAGTACCTGTTTCTTTTTGCACCCTTTTTATTCATTTTCATGTTTGCATTGTTATTTCAACTTTTTCTGCTGTTCTGACCATGTTTAGACGGACCAGAGCCGCTGTGACGTTGTACATTATTATGTTGTGGTAGGTTCAGCATTGTTATCTGCACTGCTGACAGTATGTCCTATGTTTTATTCAGCAACAGTGGGTCACGAAACCCCGACCTTAGATCCCCTCTTGGCTGGCCTGGTGTCAGCCTTCATCATCACCGCTGTCATCATtacccttctcctcttcctcaaaCTGCGCCGAAGAGACAACCAGCCTGAGTTTCGCAGGCTGCAGGACCTGCCTATGGTGAGCAGCACATCTAAGACATCTAGACAGCGCtatcgtttttttccccctcgctGTCGCCACAAGTTCtcgtagatgtttttttttaaagctttatTTCCATTAGCACACATTAACTggcagttccatccatccattatccaaaccgcttatcctgctctcagggttgcggggatgctggagcctatcccagcagtcactgggcagctaACATTGCAAAACAAAATCACCTTGAGATTGGGCTTCACTTGACATACATGGACATATAGTTGAAGCAACACCATACAAAAACAGAacacatacatttatatatagtatatatatatacacacacacacacacacacacaaaaattttCATCAAAACAGTAAAATGCAAGATTCCTAACCAAGGTAATCAATAATTAATGTCCATCTCCTTTTAAAAATAGGCAGATTGGCGTCtgggtaacatagcggtctattctgttgcctactaacaccaggatcactggattgaatcccaatccccatgttgcctccggcttggttgggcgtccctacagacacaattggccgtgtctgcgggtgggaagccagatgtgggtatgtgtcctggtcgctgcactagtgcctcctctggtcggttggggcgcctgttcgggggggggaggactggggggaatagcatgatcctcccatgcgctacatctccccggcgaaactcctcattgtcaggtgaaaagaagcggctggcaactccacatgtatcagtggaggcatatggtagtctgcagccctccccagataagCAGAGGgtgtggggcagcgactggggcagctcggaggagtggggtaattggccagatacaattggcaattggggagaaaaagggaggaaaccccccccccccacaaaaacagGCAGATTTAGTTGACATGTGCTCCATCGTGTAAACATGTTTGACTCTTCATAACTATTGAACAATTGTGGGAGGGTTAGGCTTCATCCATTAATAGCAATTAGCAACCACCAACAAAATATGCAGCATACAACACTGGTCCGGTGTTCGGGTAATACTTCCAATAAGAAGAATGTCCGTCTCCAGAACTTTCTCTATTTCTTTGACGTTTTTCGAAAATGTCTGTATTTCCGGGGAGTCCTAAATATTACCGACCATACTAGGGTTTCTCCAACATTTGTTGGTAGAACAGTTTTTAAAGCTGTCAGCCGGGTCCTAAAAACCTCGTTTTAACCTTCCAGTCAGATTGTTTCCATAGCTGGCTCCCGACCACCTGTCACATCTAGAACATAGACATCATCGTCCGCCACTGTAGTCATCCCGCTCCCTTTGTCCTATGATATGTAGAGTTACCTGACATGTCTACCATTAGCTTTTTGTAAATATGGGATATTTGTATTTTTGTTGATGCAAGGTGTTCAAACAGATGGATAAAATGGCTTTCGAAATTGGCTGGTTCTCTTTTAATATTATCCcagtctgtatttttttttgtgatataGTGTCTAACTTGTAGATATCTATTTGAGTCACTCAAGGATAAGGCAAACTTGTCTTGATTCCCATCATACAGTTGGTTAATTGTACTCAGCCCATTCCCagcccatctttttttttctccccaattgtacttggccaattaccccgctcttccaagccgtctcggtcactgctccaccccctctgcagatccggggagggttgcagactaccacatgcctcctctgatacatgtggagtcgccagccgcttctttttacctgacaatgaggagtttcgctggggggacgtagcgcatgggaggatcacgctattccccctagttccccctctcccccaaacaggcgccctgaccgaccagaggaggcgcaagtgcagcgaccaggacacatacccacatcttggcttctcacccgcagacatggacaattgtgtctgtagggacgcccgaccaagccggaggtaacacggggattcaaactggcgatccccgtgttggtagtcaatggaattgaccgctacactacccggacaccctctagCCCATCTTTTATAAGTTTTATCACACATGGATGGGAGAAACTCTACATTTCCTACTATGGGCATGGCCCGTGGCAGCTCTGAGATGTTTTTAAAGCCCAAAAGGGAGATTTAGCGTCACAGTCAGTCAGCCTTCACATTTTCCCTCTTGGTTGTGATGCACATTCAAAATATTAAATCATCTTTTAGGTTGAAATGCTTCAGACATGATAAACAAGTGTAGATTGATATCTAAAGGCAAGTTGAGCAATGCATGGTTGTCTGGCTGTTAAGTTCTCTTTGTTCCATGTGCAGGACGACATGATGGAGGACACCCCATTGTCCATGTACAGCTACTGACGGAGGAGAAACTGACCTACCGGAGCCTGCAGAGTCTCCTTCAGTCTAGTACCATGCCTCAGAAAAGTCAAGCCAGCTCTCCTTTACTCCCTCTGTACCAACGAGAGAGTCGTGGGTAGGTGGAAGCAGCGGACGGAGATCCCATTGCTTTCACTTACCCAGCGTTTCCAATCATTACAGATGTAAGGAAGGAGGTGATGGAGGAAGCCCCACTGGACAAATTAGGACATCACCAATGTTGGGGTCCCCACCTGTCACCCACCCCAATGTTGGTATCTCCAATTATTAATTGGGCCACGCACAGCACCATATTCAACAACATTTTCATTTCAGAAGAAATTACCTTTTATATTCCACCACGGTGTAGTTCCCGGGATCATAGAGTAAATCTCGACTTCCTCAGGGTCGATAAAGGTAGGTTGACCCACATTTACTATCATCACCCAGCATCGGTGGTATCCCTCACTAGGATGGCTCAGGTTCGACTTTCCCCGTTAAACGCTGATGTGGAGGTAGTGTGCCCTTTTCCTCGTTCGGTTAATGTTAAGAATTAGGACTTTGTAGGATGATGATCCACACTAGAGGCCAGCCTTTCCCCAGAGGCCCTGCCACTGGTCTGGTTTAGAGGCCAGGCAAATGGGCAAGTAGCATGAAGGCTAAAGACCTTGATATGAGTGTTAATAAGGTTGCACTTTATGTTTTAAGGCATGGAAGATTTGGAACAATTATCCTgtgtccatgtctgtgtgagatacagttgcgtgtgtgtgtgtgtgtgtgcacgtgtgtatgtgtgtgactgtgtgtgtgtgtgtgtgtgtgtgtgtgtgtgtgtgtgtgtgtgtgtgtgtgcaggtatatgaattcatatttgttttttttgggaagGTTTGGATGGGGGTATTtaagtttttggttttttttcttctcctttctaTGTTGAAGGTCCTGCTGTCTTGAGGCCTTGGTTTGACATTTACTGTGCACCTTTATGTTTCATTGCTGGGGCCGCTAGttcgagagcgagagagagcgcctTACACAGGGTATAGGAAACGCTCTTGTTTGCGTACCTAACACGTCATTATTTCGCTCATATTCAAACCCTTTAGATGTCACTTTTCCTACTCATTCCCTTTTGCTGTGGTTTcaatcccatacacacacacacacacacacacacacacacaacgacagCCACAACCCAGGGTGGTGCTCTGACTTGCCCGGGTTTTAAGAATAGCCCTGAGCATTCTCACTACCAGCCTGTCATTCATGTACTGACAGATTCAGACCAAAATCCGGCAGGTCTGCTTTCCATACAATGCAAGtattgtcttctttttttgtaaAGACTACTGATGGCTGAATGGTGACAGAACATGTCTTATCAAAATCTGCGTTGCGGCTGCTGTCTTGTGCTTCATTTGGTGTGCCGTTAGAGTTGAACAGCGGACATGGCATGAGGCTCGGCAAGGGTCCCTCCCGCCTTGCTACATTAGACGCCCGCGCATTAGACTGACGTCACAGCTCCCCACAAAAGTCTTTCTGGAGCAAATCCACAACACCAAATTTATTTTACCGACCACGTTGTATTTGCTCCGCATGTTTATGTAAACAAGAGGATGACCCATGTCTCTCCATTAACTACGTAGTCATCTTTGAACAaggggagaaccgatgtataagcATTACATTTTTAAGGCTAGGGGTTAAAAACAAGTTTAGGGAATGAGGCTTAACCCCCCGCGATGATTTGAAATATAATCCTTACCGAGCAACGAACTAATCAGGTTGTAAATTATACGTCAGCTTTCCGACGTTGCACAGTGTTAAACAATGTCTCAATGCTGCCCCCCTTTTTGAAGTCCCTGTTACGAAGTGCCAAAAGTATCTCGATTGCAAAGTTTATGCTGTCTCTCGTGGACAACGAACACTTTTCTGGATGTTTTATGATTAAAAGATATTTTGAGGCCACCCTCTGTGCTTCTCTccgattcttttttttcttttcttttgttaccttgtcttttttcctccccaacggGCTATACGCACACTCTCTTCCGCATTCCGGCTTGGCCAACCCGATCATTTCCGGGCAGTGCCGGAAGCGATTTGGACAACTGACAACGACAGCGCCGCAATGGCGTTATTCACTCGGTCTCCTCAAGATCTACAGGCCAACCTCTGTGCCTCTCTCCGAccccctttcttttttcctccccaattgtacttggccaatcgactctgttaactgtagtccactgacttccggtttctactgcagcggtcataccagtttcctgtttgttggcgcgtgttgttgacaacggcatatttttcgcgatgcctgcaagatttaccatggataaatgtcaacgacatgcacagaaccgtcgacaaactttcacctgcacctaccagcaaacaggtgaaaagtttcaagttgtacatctcAAGTTACGTCCAAAATTATGAGGATGGTCCGGAAGGATGGACGGACGTAtgttttcacccgtttgctggtaggtgcaggtaaaagtttgtcgacaattctgtgtgtcgttgacatttatccatggtaaaccttgcaggcatcgcgaaaaatatgccattgtcaacaacacgcgccaacaaacaggaaactggtatgaccgctgcagtagaaaccggaagtcagtggactgctccaccccctctgccgatccggggagggctgcagactaccacatgcctcctcccatacatgtggagtcagccgcttcttttcacctgacagtaaggagtttcgccagggggacgtagcgcgtgggaggatcacgcttttcccccccagttccccctgaccaaccagaggaggcgctagtgc
Coding sequences:
- the LOC130110414 gene encoding uncharacterized protein LOC130110414 isoform X1: METQLLVALCALLVFYSGSVVPSQAQAPAAPASSPTDRIGDVGYTEVPDLLPTSPKTAGPALKASLDSHAPPTPEDSNDTTTSNASSGTNAKGGNGTSTVEDGAAVQRLSPPQPTSTQHDSKDNATGTDPPAPPTFPNKDVNLTEQSLPQPRLPPSENHTTTRHTPLTATNASLPNKAHTTTAPILLTAPAQNTQPSTHPDERLHPTSPPSHSNQPSTRHPKSQSTPGHVPSSTSHRTQPETIITIVTEPSLTSSTDPPHEITDFHQPPRATPHGNQLPRASSPAPPELTSAPASNPSAQAKAHADIPSQLNVGGDATVGHETPTLDPLLAGLVSAFIITAVIITLLLFLKLRRRDNQPEFRRLQDLPMDDMMEDTPLSMYSY
- the LOC130110414 gene encoding mucin-2-like isoform X2; this translates as METQLLVALCALLVFYSGSVVPSQAQAPAAPASSPTDRIGDVGYTEVPDLLPTSPKTAGPALKASLDSHAPPTPEDSNDTTTSNASSGTNAKGGNGTSTVEDGAAVQRLSPPQPTSTQHDSKDNATGTDPPAPPTFPNKDVNLTEQSLPQPRLPPSENHTTTRHTPLTATNASLPNKAHTTTAPILLTAPAQNTQPSTHPDERLHPTSPPSHSNQPSTRHPKSQSTPGHVPSSTSHRTQPETIITIVTEPSLTSSTDPPHEITDFHQPPRATPHGNQLPRASSPAPPELTSAPASNPSAQAKAHADIPSQLNVGGDVGHETPTLDPLLAGLVSAFIITAVIITLLLFLKLRRRDNQPEFRRLQDLPMDDMMEDTPLSMYSY